One genomic segment of Natrialbaceae archaeon AArc-T1-2 includes these proteins:
- the paaK gene encoding phenylacetate--CoA ligase PaaK, whose translation MTYKAIETASREEIREVQNERLRETVRNAYENVEYYREALDEAGVSPEDIETVDDVTTLPFTTKEDFRDEYPDGLFAVDDEEITRIHASSGTTGKPKIVSYTDDDLEVWNEVVARSLTAAGVEPGDTVQNAYGYGLFTGGLGLHYGVEELGATVIPIGGGQTQRQVEMLKDLESDAISCTPSYALYLAETAEEMGIDIKDLPLSTVIFGAEPCTDPMREEIEERLDVNGIDIYGLSEIVGPGVSNECHEAQDGLHIWEDRFYPEVVDPETGEPLPEGEEGELVLTTLSKAALPVLRYRTGDLTTLTYEECACGRTMVRMDNVTGRADDLIIVRGVNFYPSEVEDVVLEFDEIAPHYRIDLEREGNLDTIEITVELVEDFDGDEERLHSEILTRLENVLSFTPDQLTLAEYSSIERSEVGKVQRVFDHR comes from the coding sequence ATGACCTACAAGGCTATAGAGACTGCCTCACGCGAAGAGATTCGTGAGGTCCAGAACGAACGGCTCCGCGAGACGGTACGCAACGCCTACGAAAACGTCGAGTACTACCGCGAGGCACTCGACGAGGCCGGCGTCTCCCCCGAGGACATCGAGACCGTCGACGACGTCACGACGCTTCCGTTCACGACCAAAGAGGACTTCCGCGACGAGTATCCCGACGGCTTATTCGCCGTCGACGACGAGGAGATCACACGTATCCACGCCTCCTCCGGCACGACTGGCAAGCCCAAGATCGTCTCCTACACGGACGACGACCTCGAGGTCTGGAACGAGGTCGTCGCCCGCAGTCTCACCGCGGCGGGCGTCGAACCCGGCGACACCGTCCAGAACGCCTACGGCTACGGGCTGTTCACGGGCGGTCTCGGACTGCACTACGGCGTCGAGGAACTCGGCGCGACCGTGATCCCGATCGGTGGCGGCCAGACACAACGCCAGGTCGAGATGCTCAAGGACTTAGAGAGTGACGCCATCTCCTGTACGCCATCCTACGCGCTGTATCTCGCCGAGACGGCAGAAGAGATGGGCATCGACATCAAAGACCTCCCGCTGTCGACGGTCATCTTCGGTGCCGAACCCTGTACCGACCCGATGCGCGAGGAGATCGAAGAACGCCTCGACGTCAACGGAATCGACATCTACGGTCTCTCCGAAATCGTCGGCCCCGGCGTCTCCAACGAGTGTCACGAGGCCCAGGACGGGCTGCACATCTGGGAGGATCGCTTCTACCCCGAGGTCGTCGACCCCGAGACGGGCGAGCCCCTGCCCGAGGGCGAGGAAGGGGAACTCGTGCTCACCACGCTCTCGAAAGCGGCCCTGCCCGTGCTCCGGTACCGCACCGGCGACCTCACCACGCTCACCTACGAGGAGTGTGCGTGTGGCCGCACGATGGTCCGGATGGACAACGTCACCGGCCGCGCCGACGACCTCATCATCGTCCGCGGCGTCAACTTCTACCCGAGCGAGGTCGAGGACGTCGTCCTCGAGTTCGACGAGATCGCCCCTCACTATCGCATCGACCTAGAGCGCGAGGGCAACCTCGACACCATCGAGATCACGGTCGAACTCGTCGAGGATTTCGATGGCGACGAGGAGCGACTCCACAGCGAGATCCTCACCCGCCTCGAGAACGTCCTCTCGTTTACCCCCGACCAGCTGACGCTCGCCGAGTACAGCTCTATCGAGCGTTCGGAGGTCGGCAAAGTCCAGCGCGTCTTCGACCACCGGTAA
- the paaI gene encoding hydroxyphenylacetyl-CoA thioesterase PaaI: MTDIDAIRAEIESDAFCDTLGIELVEFEPGRARTRLEITEDLLNFHGTPHGGAVYSLADAAFAAASNSHGDTAVALETNISYLDAVDVGDVLTATAEETHVAGRTAEYEVVITDENDGRISTFRGRVYVLG; this comes from the coding sequence ATGACGGACATCGACGCTATCAGAGCGGAGATCGAGAGCGACGCCTTCTGTGACACGCTTGGCATCGAACTCGTCGAGTTCGAGCCAGGACGGGCACGTACCCGACTCGAGATCACCGAGGATTTGCTCAACTTCCACGGCACGCCCCACGGCGGGGCGGTCTACTCGCTCGCCGACGCGGCGTTCGCTGCCGCCTCGAACTCCCACGGCGACACCGCCGTCGCGCTCGAGACGAACATCTCCTACCTCGACGCCGTCGACGTCGGCGACGTCCTCACGGCGACTGCAGAAGAGACACACGTCGCCGGCCGAACGGCGGAGTACGAGGTGGTCATCACCGACGAGAACGACGGCCGGATCTCGACGTTCCGCGGCCGGGTGTACGTTCTGGGGTAA
- a CDS encoding helix-turn-helix domain-containing protein, which translates to MIDECLAVEFRVQDDGCPLAEATQAVGVEIHAQPPQLRADGYALLQFSSPRDDELKRVLDDDDRIRYLHVAETDGRYRYRCLSKEPCIVHKLIDGGLIVENLRYRDGAATFFGAVVGRDVLKGVMETAGETVGVRLERVYPLQSDAEGSPSQRWDITPPQEACVRTALEMGYFSIPREASSEEVADELGISKSAFLERLRRAEETLFHQVFE; encoded by the coding sequence ATGATCGACGAGTGTCTCGCGGTGGAGTTTCGCGTCCAGGACGATGGCTGCCCGCTCGCGGAGGCGACGCAGGCGGTCGGCGTCGAGATCCACGCCCAGCCGCCCCAGCTCCGGGCCGACGGCTACGCTCTCTTGCAGTTCAGTTCGCCTCGAGACGACGAACTCAAACGTGTACTCGACGACGACGATCGGATCCGGTACTTACACGTCGCAGAGACCGACGGCCGGTACCGGTATCGCTGTCTCTCCAAAGAGCCCTGTATCGTCCACAAGCTGATCGACGGCGGACTCATCGTCGAGAACCTCCGGTACCGCGACGGCGCAGCGACGTTCTTCGGAGCCGTCGTCGGTCGCGACGTGCTCAAAGGCGTCATGGAGACCGCCGGCGAAACCGTCGGCGTCCGCCTAGAGCGTGTCTACCCGCTGCAGTCCGACGCCGAAGGATCGCCCAGCCAGCGCTGGGACATCACGCCGCCACAGGAGGCGTGCGTCCGGACGGCACTCGAGATGGGCTACTTCTCGATCCCGCGAGAGGCCTCCTCCGAGGAGGTCGCCGACGAGCTGGGAATCAGCAAGTCCGCGTTCCTCGAACGGCTCCGACGCGCCGAGGAGACGCTGTTTCACCAGGTTTTCGAGTGA
- the paaA gene encoding 1,2-phenylacetyl-CoA epoxidase subunit PaaA, translated as MDIDTVKQRAGPREFSPADDMPEEYRKAATRMIEFHANSEIMGAYLERPFIREAPSIDRKLAFSAKVQDEIGHGQLLYRAAESLGVKTREEMLDDLAEGTGKFLNCFHYPMDSWPETAMIAFFVDGAAMRRQATLRRTSWEPYAHAMDKVCFEEGFHVKHGEDILATLMSGSKKEQEMTQAAFEEWWPRIIQFFGPTDDQSKHHGFASEVGLKQQSNDELRTAFLNQYIPKAEKYGLEIPDEPRIRKNDEGDYEVVEDDLDWEEFFTIAKNEYDPGVGQIDGRKAAQEAVQWVRDTIEGDDMPSGSQTPQAAD; from the coding sequence ATGGACATCGACACGGTCAAACAACGAGCGGGTCCGCGGGAGTTCAGCCCCGCGGACGATATGCCGGAGGAGTACCGGAAAGCGGCGACCCGGATGATCGAGTTCCACGCCAACAGCGAGATCATGGGCGCGTACCTCGAGCGTCCGTTCATCCGGGAGGCTCCGAGTATCGACCGGAAGCTCGCGTTCTCAGCAAAGGTCCAAGACGAGATCGGCCACGGGCAGCTGCTCTACCGTGCCGCCGAGTCCCTCGGCGTGAAAACGCGCGAGGAGATGCTCGACGACCTCGCCGAGGGCACGGGCAAGTTCCTCAACTGTTTCCACTACCCGATGGACAGCTGGCCCGAGACGGCGATGATCGCCTTCTTCGTCGACGGGGCGGCGATGCGCCGGCAGGCGACGCTGCGACGAACCAGCTGGGAACCGTACGCCCACGCGATGGACAAGGTCTGTTTCGAGGAGGGCTTCCACGTCAAACACGGCGAGGACATCCTCGCGACGCTGATGAGCGGTTCGAAGAAAGAACAGGAGATGACCCAGGCGGCCTTCGAGGAGTGGTGGCCTCGCATCATCCAGTTTTTCGGCCCCACCGACGACCAGAGCAAACACCACGGCTTCGCCTCCGAGGTCGGCCTGAAACAGCAGTCCAACGACGAACTCCGCACCGCCTTCCTCAACCAGTACATTCCGAAGGCCGAGAAGTACGGTCTCGAGATTCCCGACGAACCCCGCATCCGGAAAAACGACGAGGGCGACTACGAGGTCGTCGAGGACGATCTCGACTGGGAGGAGTTCTTCACGATCGCGAAAAACGAGTACGATCCCGGCGTCGGCCAGATCGACGGCCGCAAGGCCGCACAGGAGGCCGTCCAGTGGGTTCGAGACACCATCGAGGGTGACGACATGCCCTCGGGCAGCCAGACGCCACAGGCCGCTGACTGA
- the paaB gene encoding 1,2-phenylacetyl-CoA epoxidase subunit PaaB, translating to MIWEVFRQEKPGEYHTHCGNVHAPDREMAKQFAAIQHGRRKPTNSLWVVPKDEIGELDGEEYAFGGTTDKSYRWSTGYNVTADDAREVVESSDEQEDAERRRSEVA from the coding sequence ATGATCTGGGAAGTATTCAGACAGGAGAAACCGGGCGAGTACCACACCCACTGTGGGAACGTCCACGCGCCGGACCGCGAGATGGCAAAGCAGTTCGCCGCGATCCAGCACGGCCGGCGCAAGCCGACGAACAGCCTCTGGGTCGTCCCGAAAGACGAAATCGGCGAACTCGACGGCGAGGAGTACGCCTTCGGCGGAACGACCGACAAGAGCTACCGCTGGTCGACGGGCTACAACGTCACCGCCGACGACGCACGCGAGGTCGTCGAATCGTCGGACGAACAGGAAGACGCCGAGAGACGGCGCAGTGAGGTGGCGTGA
- the paaC gene encoding 1,2-phenylacetyl-CoA epoxidase subunit PaaC codes for MSEFDSPADLDDDQADALEALLLSLADDEYVLAERYTEWQVRAPTLESDLAFANNAQDELGHARLWYDVLEDLGHEEHELIYEREPDAWRHSTLVEQPFAEGDWADAILRHYLYDVAEQLRLEALEDSSYAKIADRVGKIQNEEEYHREHAESWMERLADGEEGHERLQEAVNRLFPHALTLFEPCAPLSDAGDKSGDEDLEETIVEAGFREVSLEELREEWLSIVVPYLDELGLVTPVSEILHDDDYDLEVTDDTLPDARGRDGDHTDAWEQLQAEFTNTYRELGRSEATKIMAKPE; via the coding sequence ATGAGCGAATTCGACTCCCCCGCCGACCTCGACGACGACCAGGCAGACGCCCTCGAGGCGCTCTTGCTGTCCCTGGCCGACGACGAGTACGTCCTCGCGGAACGGTACACCGAGTGGCAGGTCCGTGCGCCCACCCTCGAGTCCGACCTGGCGTTCGCGAACAACGCCCAGGACGAACTGGGCCACGCTCGCCTCTGGTACGACGTCCTCGAGGACCTCGGCCACGAGGAACACGAGCTGATCTACGAACGCGAGCCGGACGCGTGGCGACACAGCACGCTGGTCGAACAGCCCTTCGCCGAGGGCGACTGGGCCGACGCCATCCTCCGGCACTACCTCTACGACGTCGCCGAACAGCTGCGTCTCGAGGCACTCGAGGACTCGAGCTACGCAAAGATCGCAGACCGCGTCGGCAAGATCCAGAACGAGGAGGAGTACCACCGCGAACACGCAGAGAGCTGGATGGAACGGCTCGCCGACGGCGAGGAGGGCCACGAACGCCTGCAAGAGGCCGTCAATCGGCTGTTCCCGCACGCGCTGACGCTGTTCGAGCCGTGCGCGCCGCTTTCAGACGCGGGAGACAAAAGCGGCGACGAGGACCTCGAGGAGACGATCGTCGAGGCCGGCTTCCGTGAGGTCTCCCTCGAGGAGCTTCGCGAGGAGTGGCTCTCGATCGTCGTCCCCTATCTCGACGAGCTCGGTCTCGTGACGCCAGTCTCGGAGATCCTCCACGACGACGACTACGACCTCGAGGTGACCGACGACACCCTCCCCGACGCTCGCGGCCGTGACGGTGACCACACCGACGCGTGGGAACAGCTCCAGGCGGAGTTCACCAACACCTACCGCGAGCTCGGACGGAGCGAAGCGACGAAGATCATGGCCAAACCCGAATAA
- the paaD gene encoding 1,2-phenylacetyl-CoA epoxidase subunit PaaD encodes MTSDTPDTDSNADATPCAYTEYREGEDIEELPAIGEGATGVEADVWETLYEIDDPEMPVSIVDLGLIYGVSVEDGVATVDMTLTYSGCPARDMLLEQVEREVSEVDGVEAVDLRLVWSPEWTIEMVTDQGKADLKEFGLSV; translated from the coding sequence ATGACCAGCGATACTCCGGACACGGATTCGAACGCCGACGCCACGCCCTGTGCGTACACCGAGTACCGCGAGGGCGAGGATATCGAAGAGCTTCCCGCGATCGGCGAGGGAGCCACCGGCGTCGAGGCCGACGTGTGGGAGACCCTCTACGAGATCGACGACCCCGAGATGCCGGTCAGCATCGTCGACCTCGGACTGATATACGGCGTCTCCGTCGAAGACGGCGTCGCGACGGTCGACATGACGCTTACGTACTCCGGCTGCCCGGCCCGCGACATGCTGCTCGAACAGGTCGAGCGGGAAGTCAGCGAGGTCGACGGCGTCGAAGCGGTCGACCTGCGGCTCGTCTGGAGTCCGGAGTGGACGATCGAGATGGTCACCGACCAGGGGAAAGCCGACCTGAAAGAGTTCGGCCTCAGCGTCTAA
- the paaE gene encoding 1,2-phenylacetyl-CoA epoxidase subunit PaaE, translated as MNKPDPSVTTSGEQAGAECPYCGSTNTVREHPKGPSLCRSMHYCNGCEQPFEKFE; from the coding sequence ATGAACAAACCGGATCCAAGCGTGACGACAAGCGGCGAACAGGCGGGCGCGGAGTGTCCCTACTGCGGGTCGACGAACACGGTCCGTGAGCACCCGAAAGGGCCGTCGCTGTGCCGGTCGATGCACTACTGCAACGGCTGCGAACAGCCCTTCGAGAAGTTCGAGTAA
- a CDS encoding aldehyde dehydrogenase family protein, with amino-acid sequence MSYDGPTSCYIDGEWTDGETDETIETVDPATDVPYATVAAASDRDVDAAVDAAEAAVSRGSEWCELAPAARASYMHQLAEQIEAWKDDIALVESRDNGKTLFEAKMEVGMVIDTFRYYAGWADKLEGSQIPVPGDRLDFTVREPVGVTGHIVPWNYPFQLAGRSLAPALACGNSAVVKPSSQTPLSALYYAKAAEAVGLPDGVLNVVPGRGSVAGNALAEHPGVDHLAFTGSTEIGKRVMGQAAENVTGVTLELGGKGPNIIFPDADLEAAAQGVHYGIFMNAGQMCWAGSRLVVHEDVHDEVVEQVVAGAEATPLGDGIDDDARMGPLVSEAQREEVMEYVEIGLEEGATLATGGEIPADKPEGYFLEPTVLTDVTNEMTVAREEIFGPVLSVIEVEDEDEALEVANDSPYGLLAGVWTNDLSRAHRFAQELEYGMVSVNEYPVTFPQTPFGGVKESGEGREQGYEAVREYTQAKNVNINFE; translated from the coding sequence ATGAGTTACGACGGACCGACGAGTTGCTACATCGACGGCGAATGGACCGACGGCGAGACCGACGAGACGATCGAGACGGTCGATCCGGCCACGGACGTCCCCTACGCGACGGTCGCGGCCGCGAGCGACCGAGACGTCGACGCGGCGGTCGACGCCGCCGAGGCGGCCGTCTCGCGGGGAAGCGAGTGGTGCGAACTCGCGCCGGCAGCGCGTGCTTCCTACATGCACCAGCTCGCAGAGCAGATCGAAGCCTGGAAAGACGACATCGCTCTCGTCGAGTCCCGGGACAACGGCAAGACGCTGTTCGAGGCGAAGATGGAAGTCGGGATGGTGATCGACACGTTCCGGTACTACGCCGGCTGGGCCGACAAACTCGAGGGGAGTCAGATTCCCGTCCCCGGCGACCGGCTCGATTTCACCGTCCGCGAACCCGTCGGCGTCACCGGCCACATCGTCCCCTGGAACTACCCGTTCCAGCTCGCCGGCCGCAGCCTCGCGCCGGCGCTTGCCTGTGGCAACAGCGCCGTCGTCAAGCCCTCGAGCCAGACGCCGCTGTCGGCGCTGTACTACGCGAAAGCCGCCGAGGCGGTCGGCCTCCCCGACGGCGTCCTCAACGTGGTGCCGGGCCGTGGCAGCGTCGCCGGCAACGCACTCGCCGAACACCCGGGCGTCGACCACCTCGCCTTTACCGGCAGCACCGAGATCGGCAAGCGCGTCATGGGCCAGGCCGCCGAGAACGTCACCGGCGTCACCCTCGAGCTGGGTGGGAAAGGACCGAACATTATCTTCCCCGACGCCGACCTCGAGGCCGCCGCCCAGGGCGTCCACTACGGCATCTTCATGAACGCCGGCCAGATGTGCTGGGCCGGCTCCCGGCTGGTCGTCCACGAGGACGTCCACGACGAGGTCGTCGAGCAGGTCGTCGCCGGTGCCGAGGCGACCCCACTCGGCGACGGCATCGACGACGACGCCCGGATGGGGCCGCTGGTCAGCGAGGCCCAGCGCGAGGAGGTCATGGAGTACGTCGAGATCGGTCTCGAGGAGGGAGCGACCCTCGCGACCGGCGGCGAGATTCCCGCCGACAAACCGGAGGGATACTTCCTCGAGCCGACCGTCCTCACCGACGTCACGAACGAGATGACTGTCGCCCGCGAGGAGATCTTCGGCCCCGTGCTGTCGGTGATCGAGGTCGAAGACGAGGACGAAGCCCTCGAGGTCGCCAACGACTCGCCCTATGGCCTGCTCGCCGGCGTCTGGACGAACGACCTTTCGCGGGCCCACCGCTTCGCCCAGGAGCTGGAGTACGGCATGGTCAGCGTCAACGAGTACCCGGTGACGTTCCCGCAGACGCCGTTCGGCGGCGTCAAGGAAAGCGGCGAGGGCCGCGAACAGGGCTACGAGGCGGTCCGGGAGTACACCCAGGCGAAGAACGTGAACATCAACTTCGAATGA
- a CDS encoding PaaI family thioesterase: MDAEAFFEGMPFASLLGIDVTECADGHAEGSLEMTEELSWNEDRLMAHGGVTFTLADTVGGAALVSLVDRPVPTIDMRIDYLEAGTGDLYAEADVLRCGDDVGTVDVEVYAAEDETPVADARGVYKTG, encoded by the coding sequence ATGGACGCCGAAGCCTTCTTCGAAGGGATGCCCTTCGCATCGCTGCTTGGTATCGACGTGACCGAATGCGCCGACGGTCACGCCGAGGGCTCCCTCGAGATGACAGAAGAGCTCTCCTGGAACGAGGATCGGCTCATGGCCCACGGCGGGGTCACGTTCACGCTCGCCGACACCGTCGGCGGCGCGGCGCTCGTCTCACTCGTCGATCGGCCGGTGCCGACGATCGACATGCGAATCGACTACCTCGAAGCCGGCACGGGCGACCTCTACGCCGAAGCCGACGTGCTCCGGTGTGGGGACGACGTCGGAACGGTCGACGTCGAGGTCTACGCGGCGGAGGACGAGACGCCGGTCGCGGACGCTCGAGGCGTCTACAAGACCGGTTAG
- a CDS encoding LLM class flavin-dependent oxidoreductase, translating to MQLGTGLFTAQRRPDDDREASERYDEILTLTREIEDAGLDSAWVSEHHFADDGYLSATMPTLGAMAAVTDDLEIGSCVALGPLYDPIRLAEDAATVDLLSAGRLTLGLAIGSNPREFDVFGVPRAERAARLADLVSFLRGAWSEGELAYDAEFYDVPTDVSITPKPVGGEVPIMLGGAAKPAVRRAARTAEGWCAPSSLSVEGVRKRVEDIRTVREQEGLEDDFTVYVLQHGWVGDSREEAWETMCDGYLYLQRRYQEIFSGESVDELDEERKQELKAQAIFGTPGQVLEDLEAYREAVGDDVHVILRTYHPGVGTEEMIECVRRLGDEVAPELR from the coding sequence ATGCAACTCGGGACCGGTCTGTTCACCGCCCAGCGACGGCCCGACGACGACCGCGAGGCGAGCGAACGCTACGACGAGATACTGACGCTGACCCGTGAGATCGAGGACGCGGGGCTCGACAGCGCGTGGGTCTCCGAACACCACTTCGCCGACGACGGCTACCTCTCGGCGACGATGCCCACGCTCGGGGCGATGGCCGCCGTCACCGACGACCTCGAGATCGGCTCCTGTGTCGCGCTCGGTCCGCTGTATGACCCCATCCGGCTGGCCGAAGACGCCGCCACCGTCGACCTGCTCTCGGCCGGCCGGCTCACGCTCGGGCTGGCGATCGGCTCGAACCCGCGGGAGTTCGACGTCTTCGGCGTCCCGCGAGCGGAACGCGCCGCTCGCCTCGCAGACCTCGTCTCGTTCCTCAGAGGGGCCTGGAGCGAGGGCGAACTCGCGTACGACGCCGAGTTCTATGACGTGCCGACGGACGTCTCGATCACGCCCAAGCCGGTCGGCGGCGAGGTGCCGATCATGCTCGGCGGCGCGGCCAAACCCGCAGTCAGGCGTGCGGCCCGGACGGCGGAGGGGTGGTGTGCCCCCTCGTCGCTCTCGGTCGAGGGCGTTCGCAAGCGCGTCGAGGACATCCGGACCGTGCGCGAGCAGGAAGGCCTCGAGGACGATTTCACCGTCTACGTTCTCCAGCACGGCTGGGTCGGCGACTCGCGCGAGGAGGCCTGGGAGACCATGTGCGACGGCTACCTCTACCTCCAGCGACGCTACCAGGAGATCTTCTCCGGCGAGTCCGTCGACGAACTCGACGAGGAGCGCAAACAGGAGCTGAAAGCACAGGCGATCTTCGGCACACCCGGGCAGGTACTTGAGGACCTCGAGGCCTACCGCGAAGCCGTCGGCGACGACGTCCACGTCATCCTCCGGACCTACCACCCCGGCGTCGGCACCGAGGAGATGATCGAGTGCGTGCGTCGGCTCGGCGACGAGGTAGCTCCCGAACTTCGGTAA
- a CDS encoding M24 family metallopeptidase translates to MSFHERSFMEGTLGTQAVDWEQRIDVRRLREQRRERALERLQETDLGAMLLLSDPNIRYVTGLAMTGGSGADHYTLLTEEGDVVHWDTADHASNQRANCPWLSDIRYACPGLGNVPRASGRDSARRFLLETMADGVNEAMTEYGVADETLGVDVGNQALVSALENQGLETDVETCTAIMEDARKVKTEDEIECLRMVAAICEAGFQKITETARPGMRETEVWGEAVSELWRHGAFVGGGYLTSGPNTWPKHQANTTDRMIRPGDLVYADFYNVGYLGYRSCYYRTFSMGEPTREQREAYETARDNLYDVLERIEPGATTDEIATGFPDMEGEHADVYDADEHWQLTTNHWAHGLGLQLYEVPLIWRGLSPEHPIEIEEGMTMAVETQEPADRQGVRVEEMVVVREDGVEILSQWPIEEITVVDH, encoded by the coding sequence ATGTCATTCCACGAGCGAAGCTTCATGGAGGGAACGCTGGGGACCCAGGCCGTCGACTGGGAACAGCGGATCGACGTCAGGCGGCTGCGCGAGCAACGGCGCGAACGGGCACTCGAGCGCTTACAGGAGACCGACCTCGGGGCGATGTTGCTGCTTTCTGATCCGAACATCCGCTACGTCACGGGGCTGGCGATGACCGGCGGCAGCGGCGCGGACCACTACACGCTGTTGACCGAGGAAGGCGACGTCGTCCACTGGGACACCGCCGACCACGCGAGCAACCAGCGGGCGAACTGCCCGTGGCTCTCTGACATCCGCTACGCCTGCCCCGGCCTGGGCAACGTCCCGCGGGCCTCGGGTCGGGACTCCGCCCGCCGGTTTCTGCTCGAGACGATGGCCGACGGCGTCAACGAGGCGATGACCGAGTACGGCGTCGCCGACGAGACACTCGGTGTCGACGTCGGCAATCAGGCGCTCGTCTCGGCGCTCGAGAACCAGGGCCTCGAAACCGACGTCGAGACCTGCACCGCGATCATGGAAGACGCCCGGAAGGTAAAGACCGAAGACGAGATCGAGTGTCTGCGGATGGTCGCGGCGATCTGCGAGGCGGGGTTTCAGAAAATCACGGAGACCGCGAGGCCGGGCATGCGCGAGACCGAGGTCTGGGGCGAAGCCGTGAGCGAACTCTGGCGCCACGGCGCGTTCGTCGGCGGCGGCTACCTCACGTCGGGGCCGAACACGTGGCCGAAACATCAGGCGAACACGACCGACCGGATGATCCGCCCCGGCGACCTCGTCTACGCTGACTTCTACAACGTCGGGTATCTGGGCTACCGCTCGTGTTACTATCGTACCTTCAGCATGGGCGAGCCCACCCGGGAGCAAAGGGAGGCCTACGAGACCGCCCGGGACAACCTCTACGACGTCTTAGAGCGTATCGAGCCCGGCGCGACCACCGACGAGATCGCGACGGGCTTTCCGGACATGGAAGGCGAGCACGCTGACGTCTACGACGCCGACGAGCACTGGCAGCTGACGACGAACCACTGGGCCCACGGGCTCGGGCTACAGCTCTACGAAGTGCCGTTGATCTGGCGCGGCCTCTCGCCGGAGCACCCCATCGAGATCGAGGAAGGGATGACAATGGCCGTCGAGACCCAGGAACCCGCGGATCGCCAGGGCGTGCGCGTCGAGGAGATGGTCGTCGTCCGCGAAGACGGCGTCGAGATCTTGAGCCAGTGGCCGATCGAGGAGATCACCGTCGTCGATCACTGA
- a CDS encoding NAD-dependent epimerase/dehydratase family protein, with protein sequence MSNDTVLVTGGTGFIGSYVVQDLLEHGHDVVAYDRSRDTKILENLGVADDVEVRGGDVSEPTDVIRTVKETKATHIVHLAALLTTAARKEPRAAANVNVVGTNNVFEAARILDDQVERVAWASSAAAYAPPENYDADWVDEDELVYPDTLYGATKEYNEHQARVYHEDYGLDHVALRPTVAYGPYRETGGSAFLANIVEQPALGESYSVDYGDQEIDWQHVEDVAQAFRLATFTPETALTQRVYNVRGVLATVREAAETVASIVPDADVEVSDEGELPWTQNLDMTAAQEDLGYEAQYDLESGFRTYVNVLREEEGLEPV encoded by the coding sequence ATGAGCAACGACACGGTACTCGTCACCGGCGGAACCGGCTTCATCGGTTCCTACGTGGTACAGGACCTGCTCGAACACGGCCACGACGTCGTGGCCTACGACCGCTCGAGAGACACCAAGATCCTCGAGAACCTCGGCGTCGCCGACGACGTCGAGGTGCGAGGCGGCGACGTCTCCGAGCCGACCGACGTGATCCGCACGGTCAAGGAGACGAAAGCGACCCATATCGTCCACCTCGCGGCGTTGCTGACGACCGCGGCACGGAAAGAGCCTCGAGCCGCAGCAAACGTCAACGTCGTCGGCACGAACAACGTCTTCGAGGCCGCACGCATCCTCGACGACCAGGTCGAACGCGTCGCGTGGGCCTCCTCGGCCGCGGCGTACGCGCCACCCGAGAACTACGACGCCGACTGGGTCGACGAAGACGAACTCGTCTACCCCGACACCCTCTACGGCGCGACCAAGGAGTACAACGAACACCAGGCGCGGGTCTACCACGAGGACTACGGACTCGACCACGTCGCGCTCCGGCCGACGGTCGCCTACGGTCCCTACCGCGAGACCGGCGGCTCCGCCTTCCTCGCGAATATCGTCGAACAACCCGCCCTCGGCGAGTCCTACAGCGTCGACTACGGCGACCAGGAAATCGACTGGCAACACGTCGAAGACGTCGCCCAGGCGTTCCGGTTGGCTACCTTCACGCCCGAGACAGCGCTCACCCAGCGAGTCTACAACGTCCGAGGCGTCCTCGCGACGGTTCGTGAGGCCGCCGAGACTGTCGCGTCGATCGTACCCGACGCAGACGTCGAGGTCTCAGACGAGGGCGAACTGCCCTGGACTCAGAACCTCGACATGACCGCAGCACAGGAAGACCTCGGCTACGAGGCCCAGTACGACCTCGAGTCCGGCTTCCGCACGTACGTCAACGTGCTTCGGGAGGAGGAGGGGCTCGAGCCCGTCTAG